The Hydrotalea sp. region TAGCAGGAAAGGGCGAGCTTGACAAGCAAACGATTCTGCCGTTTATCACTATTTATGAGTTTTCATTGCGGTATCGTCGGCCTGCCCAACGTGGGGAAATCGACCCTGTTCAACGCCCTGACCCAGACCCAATCGGCGGAGGCCGCCAATTACCCATTTTGCACCATCGAACCCAACATTGGCCGCGTCGCCGTGCCGGACAAACGCCTAACCAATTTGGCGAAAATTTACCCGTCGGATAAAATCATTCCGGCGCAGATGGAATTTGTCGACATTGCCGGTTTGGTTAAGGGCGCGTCAAAGGGCGAGGGGTTGGGCAATCAATTTTTGGGGCATATCCGCGCGGTCGACGCCATTGCCCATGTGGTGCGGTGTTTTGAAGACGGCGATATCGTCCATGTATCGGGCGCCATCAACCCCTTGAGCGATGTCGAAACCATCCGCACCGAATTGCTGTTGTCGGATTTAGAGGCCTTGCAAAAACGCAAAGACAATATGGAAAAAAAAGTTCGCGCCCAGGATAAAGACGCCGTCGCGCAGATGCCATTGTTGCTGGCATTATTGAAACTGGCCGAGGCCGGCGATGATTTGGCCGGCGGGTTCCGCGCCATGAAACCAAGCGCGGAGGACATGGCGGCGGTGCAGGGTTGGCAATTGTTATCGTTAAAACCCATGATGTTGATTTGCAATGTGGCCGAGGGCGAGGTTGCCACCGGCAACGCCATGAGCAAACAAGTCGAGGATTTTGGTAAAAAAAATAATATTCCGGTGGTGATTATTTCGGCGAAAATCGAATCGGAAATTGCCATGCTGGCCGAGGATGAACGCGCCGAGTTTTTGCAAACATTGGGGTTGCACGAAACCGGCCTTAGCCATATTATTCGCATCGGTTACCAATTGCTTGACCGCATATCGTTTTTTACCGTCGGCCCGAAGGAAGCCCGCAGTTGGAGCGTGAAGAAAAATTCCACGGCGCAGGAAGCCGCCGGCACTATCCACACCGATTTCGCCCGTGGTTTCATTGCCGCCGAAACAATAAATTACCAGGATCTGTTGGATATAGGTTCCGAGGCCAAGGCCAAAGAATTGGGCAAAATAAGGTTAGAAGGCAAAAGTTACATTGTGCAAGATGGTGATGTATTTCATTTCCGATTTGCGGTATAATGATAATTATGGGCAATCTTATGGGGAAATTAATCATCGCCAATTGGAAAATGAATTTGCCAGTCGGGAGCATGGCGGGCATAACGTCCTTCGCCGAAAAATTTTCGCCGGCGCAAAAAAAATTGCTGGTGGTTGCCCCGCCCTATCCATTTTTAACCCACGTGCGGGCGACGGGTTTTCACACGGCGGCGCAAGATGTTTCGAGCAACGAAAAAGGTGCCTTCACCGGCGATGTATCGGCCGAATTATTGATGCAGGCCGGGGTTAATTATTGCATCGTCGGCCATTCGGAACGGCGGCAAAACCATAACGAGGGGCACGAATTATTAGCGCAAAAAATTATTCAATTATTGAATCACCACATCACGCCGGTTTTTTGCGTGGGCGAACATGCCGACGAACATGCCAGCAAAAAAACCAACGATGTTTTATCGGCGCAATTACATGCCCTGGATAATTTTAAGGACAAGGAGATTATCATTGCCTATGAACCGGTGTGGGCGATTGGCACCGGTTTAAACGCCGGCCCCGACCATATAAAAACCGTGCATCATTATATCAAGCAACGGCTTGGCAACGACACCCATGTTTTATACGGCGGGTCGGTGAACGCCGGCAATGCGGCGGCGATTTTGGCATTGCGAGAGGTCGATGGC contains the following coding sequences:
- the tpiA gene encoding triose-phosphate isomerase, with amino-acid sequence MGKLIIANWKMNLPVGSMAGITSFAEKFSPAQKKLLVVAPPYPFLTHVRATGFHTAAQDVSSNEKGAFTGDVSAELLMQAGVNYCIVGHSERRQNHNEGHELLAQKIIQLLNHHITPVFCVGEHADEHASKKTNDVLSAQLHALDNFKDKEIIIAYEPVWAIGTGLNAGPDHIKTVHHYIKQRLGNDTHVLYGGSVNAGNAAAILALREVDGLLIGGASLKPDEMVKILAMV
- the ychF gene encoding redox-regulated ATPase YchF, yielding MSFHCGIVGLPNVGKSTLFNALTQTQSAEAANYPFCTIEPNIGRVAVPDKRLTNLAKIYPSDKIIPAQMEFVDIAGLVKGASKGEGLGNQFLGHIRAVDAIAHVVRCFEDGDIVHVSGAINPLSDVETIRTELLLSDLEALQKRKDNMEKKVRAQDKDAVAQMPLLLALLKLAEAGDDLAGGFRAMKPSAEDMAAVQGWQLLSLKPMMLICNVAEGEVATGNAMSKQVEDFGKKNNIPVVIISAKIESEIAMLAEDERAEFLQTLGLHETGLSHIIRIGYQLLDRISFFTVGPKEARSWSVKKNSTAQEAAGTIHTDFARGFIAAETINYQDLLDIGSEAKAKELGKIRLEGKSYIVQDGDVFHFRFAV